A genomic window from Planctomycetota bacterium includes:
- a CDS encoding secretin N-terminal domain-containing protein yields MRRIGRVGALWALAASAVLAQQQPPPAAGRQEEKKPGGILQDVNLHDLTVAVQRITKKTILWTEDLGLRNKRVHLVSDTPIADNPELLFKAYQSILQVSDLVLIPTEQGGETIYKIAAAPVAPKKPVPVEKGELRPQDRFITRIFSLQYVSPRDVQAALLNMASFPQNILSIESAGLLIATDYDYNIQRFEEIIRAMDVKKPDVEMKVIPLKNAIATEVEQMMNNLVKTLIGRQVQPRPAGVVPGVSGPESVQVVADKRTNAVVLLAEPNRLAQLEDIVRRLDGETEFETSGIYILHLRHTNAVDIARTLNAMYRISVDDKGVPAGGGFGAVRPGQAVPPPGAPPVQALGPTTSPFPTAPGTTLTGTEPTIVADIRSNSVILVTDRNTYKTLEQIVRRLDQRRPQVLIKATVVEVTANQDFDLGVELARLEDPTGRTIGGGRTAFGLSAVQFDSATGLPSITPDVATPGILLLAVRDRFGNIPALLKAFEGRARISILDEPEAATNDNGAAEMKVTTRFPVPQTTVAGTGLAQTSFTFETAETTLSISPHISEGGYLRLETTVKIEKLAPGPSNLPPTRNSREIKTKEIMVPSGQTMVIGGIVTQEASDNVQGIPILSHIPLLGWLFRRTTESEDRRTLYIFLTPYILYDYGFGDYRELTRDRKGIIDRLRGEPVSGLQVELRGERLPESTFRFQAPPPAKRPAETPRRE; encoded by the coding sequence ATGAGGCGGATCGGGAGGGTGGGCGCGCTCTGGGCGCTGGCGGCGTCGGCGGTTCTGGCGCAGCAGCAGCCGCCGCCGGCGGCCGGCCGGCAGGAAGAGAAGAAGCCGGGGGGGATCCTTCAGGACGTGAACCTGCACGACCTCACGGTGGCCGTGCAGCGGATCACCAAGAAGACGATCCTGTGGACGGAGGACCTGGGCCTGCGCAACAAGCGGGTGCACCTGGTCAGCGACACGCCGATCGCGGACAACCCCGAGCTTCTCTTCAAGGCGTACCAGTCCATTCTGCAGGTGAGCGATCTCGTCCTCATCCCGACCGAACAGGGCGGCGAGACGATCTACAAGATCGCGGCGGCTCCGGTGGCCCCCAAGAAGCCCGTGCCGGTGGAGAAGGGAGAGCTGCGGCCGCAGGACCGGTTCATCACGCGGATCTTCTCGCTTCAGTACGTGAGTCCCCGGGACGTCCAGGCGGCGCTTCTCAACATGGCGTCGTTCCCGCAGAACATCCTCTCGATCGAATCGGCGGGGCTTCTGATCGCCACGGACTACGACTACAACATCCAGCGCTTCGAGGAGATCATCCGGGCGATGGATGTGAAGAAGCCCGACGTCGAGATGAAGGTGATCCCGCTCAAGAACGCGATCGCCACGGAAGTCGAGCAGATGATGAACAATCTCGTCAAGACCCTCATCGGCCGGCAGGTCCAGCCCCGGCCGGCGGGGGTGGTACCCGGCGTTTCCGGTCCGGAGTCCGTTCAGGTGGTCGCCGACAAGCGCACGAACGCCGTGGTGCTTCTGGCGGAGCCCAACCGTCTCGCGCAGCTCGAGGACATCGTGCGGCGGCTGGACGGGGAGACGGAGTTCGAAACGAGCGGCATCTACATTCTGCACCTGCGGCACACGAACGCCGTGGACATCGCCCGGACGCTCAACGCGATGTACCGGATTTCGGTGGACGACAAGGGGGTTCCGGCGGGCGGCGGGTTCGGGGCGGTACGGCCCGGCCAGGCGGTGCCGCCGCCGGGCGCGCCGCCGGTGCAGGCTCTCGGGCCGACGACGTCTCCCTTTCCCACGGCTCCGGGAACGACGCTGACCGGCACGGAGCCCACGATCGTCGCGGACATCCGGTCGAACTCGGTGATCCTGGTCACCGACCGGAACACGTACAAGACCCTCGAGCAGATCGTGCGGCGGCTGGACCAGCGCCGCCCGCAGGTGCTCATCAAGGCGACGGTCGTGGAGGTGACGGCCAACCAGGACTTCGATCTCGGGGTGGAGCTGGCCCGCCTGGAGGATCCCACGGGCCGGACGATCGGCGGGGGGCGGACGGCGTTCGGGCTGTCGGCGGTGCAGTTCGATTCGGCCACGGGGCTTCCTTCCATCACGCCCGACGTCGCTACGCCGGGGATTCTCCTTCTGGCCGTGCGGGACCGGTTCGGCAACATCCCGGCGCTTCTGAAGGCCTTCGAGGGGCGCGCCCGGATCTCGATCCTGGACGAGCCCGAAGCCGCGACCAACGACAACGGGGCCGCGGAGATGAAGGTGACGACCCGCTTCCCGGTTCCTCAGACGACGGTGGCCGGAACGGGGCTGGCGCAGACCTCCTTCACGTTCGAGACGGCCGAGACGACGCTTTCGATCTCGCCGCACATCAGCGAGGGCGGCTATCTGCGCCTGGAGACGACGGTGAAGATCGAAAAGCTGGCTCCCGGCCCGTCCAACCTCCCTCCGACCCGCAACTCGCGCGAGATCAAGACGAAGGAGATCATGGTCCCGAGCGGGCAGACGATGGTCATCGGCGGCATCGTCACGCAGGAAGCCTCGGACAACGTCCAGGGGATCCCGATCCTCTCGCACATCCCGCTTCTCGGGTGGCTCTTCCGGCGCACCACCGAGTCCGAGGACCGGCGGACGCTCTACATCTTCCTGACGCCCTACATTCTCTACGACTACGGGTTCGGCGACTACCGGGAGCTGACCCGGGATCGCAAGGGGATCATCGACCGGCTGCGGGGGGAGCCCGTCTCAGGACTTCAGGTCGAGCTGCGGGGGGAGCGGCTGCCGGAATCCACCTTCCGCTTCCAGGCGCCTCCTCCCGCGAAGCGTCCGGCCGAGACGCCGCGGCGGGAGTGA
- the gspE gene encoding type II secretion system ATPase GspE, with protein MALIETLKAILEREGLYVRDKFEEWVHLAHTTGQPLDRVLATSGYLTEAQMLRIFGECLGMPVLDRLLDYEVPKEFVERVPVQFARHHNLIAIGQANGTIRVASCSPLETHPIDELSAMLDRIVEPVLASRAEITALINRAYQQKVDVVDEMLEQLDENELAGLSKEVEGSQDLLDIANKAPIIKLVNMILFQALKMRASDVHIQPYEDKLQVRYRIDGILYDMMAPPKKIQDAVISRIKIMGKMDIAERRLPQDGGCNVRLGDSDVDIRISSVPTIYGERIVMRLLDKSARLYDLEELGLEGQDMEIFKKFVDASHGIVLVTGPTGSGKTTSLYAALKKINTVEYNVMTIEDPIEYHLPGISQIEVNYKKGLTFATGLRSIVRQDPDIIFVGEIRDLDTATIAIQAALTGHLVFSTLHTNDAPGAITRLLDLGVEPYLVASSVIGVVAQRLVRLICKHCKAEYAPTERELAGIGLSPKDVPGGKLWRGRGCPYCLNSGYRDRTAIFEIFTVDDHVREQTMQRVGSTFIKQDAIKRGMRTLRMDGARKVLAGKTTPEEVLRVTQMDTF; from the coding sequence ATGGCGCTGATCGAGACTCTGAAGGCCATCCTCGAGCGGGAGGGACTGTACGTCCGCGACAAGTTCGAGGAGTGGGTCCATCTCGCCCACACGACGGGTCAGCCGCTCGACCGCGTGCTGGCGACCTCGGGATATCTCACCGAGGCGCAGATGCTTCGGATCTTCGGCGAGTGCCTCGGGATGCCGGTTCTCGACCGGCTGCTCGATTATGAAGTTCCCAAGGAGTTCGTGGAGCGGGTTCCCGTCCAGTTCGCCCGCCATCACAACCTGATCGCGATCGGGCAGGCCAACGGAACGATCCGGGTGGCGTCCTGCTCGCCTCTGGAGACCCATCCGATCGACGAGCTGTCGGCGATGCTCGACCGGATCGTGGAGCCCGTGCTCGCCTCGCGCGCCGAGATCACCGCGCTCATCAACCGCGCCTACCAGCAGAAGGTGGACGTGGTGGACGAGATGCTCGAGCAGCTGGACGAGAACGAGCTGGCGGGGCTCTCCAAGGAAGTCGAGGGCAGCCAGGACCTCCTCGACATCGCCAACAAGGCGCCCATCATCAAGCTGGTCAACATGATCCTCTTCCAGGCGCTCAAGATGCGCGCCAGCGACGTCCACATCCAGCCCTACGAGGACAAGCTGCAGGTCCGCTACCGCATCGACGGCATCCTCTACGACATGATGGCGCCGCCGAAGAAGATCCAGGATGCGGTGATCTCCCGGATCAAGATCATGGGGAAGATGGACATCGCCGAGCGGCGCCTTCCGCAGGACGGCGGCTGCAACGTGCGTCTCGGGGACAGCGACGTGGACATCCGCATCTCGAGCGTCCCCACGATCTACGGCGAGCGGATCGTGATGCGGCTGCTCGACAAGAGCGCGCGCCTGTACGACCTCGAGGAGCTGGGCCTCGAGGGTCAGGACATGGAGATCTTCAAGAAGTTCGTGGACGCCTCGCACGGAATCGTGCTCGTCACGGGTCCCACGGGCAGCGGCAAGACCACGTCTCTCTACGCCGCGCTCAAGAAGATCAACACGGTCGAATACAACGTGATGACGATCGAGGATCCGATCGAGTACCACCTGCCGGGGATCAGTCAGATCGAGGTGAATTACAAGAAGGGGCTGACCTTCGCCACGGGCTTGCGTTCGATCGTGCGGCAGGATCCGGACATCATCTTCGTGGGCGAAATCCGGGATCTCGACACGGCCACGATCGCCATCCAGGCGGCCCTCACGGGACACCTGGTCTTCTCGACCCTGCACACGAACGACGCGCCGGGGGCGATCACGCGGCTCCTCGATCTCGGGGTGGAGCCGTATCTCGTGGCCAGCTCGGTGATCGGAGTCGTCGCTCAGCGGCTCGTGCGCCTGATCTGCAAGCACTGCAAGGCCGAGTACGCCCCGACGGAGCGGGAGCTGGCCGGGATCGGGCTTTCGCCCAAGGACGTTCCCGGCGGGAAGCTCTGGCGGGGCCGCGGATGCCCGTACTGCCTCAACTCCGGATACCGGGACCGCACGGCGATTTTCGAGATTTTCACCGTGGACGACCACGTGCGGGAGCAGACGATGCAGCGGGTCGGGTCCACGTTCATCAAGCAGGACGCGATCAAGCGCGGAATGCGGACGCTCCGGATGGACGGGGCGCGCAAGGTCCTGGCGGGGAAGACCACCCCCGAGGAGGTCCTGCGCGTGACCCAGATGGATACGTTTTAG
- the gspF gene encoding type II secretion system inner membrane protein GspF gives MPVYTYKALKEDGAAEAGVIDADSPKEARLKLKGRRLHVTDLEPLVQGREGGGRRLRLWPGRRRPEDVALVTRQMATLLGSGIPMIGALTAVIDQVEATDLKAALMDIRERVSQGSALSEALAGHPRYFNDLYANMVRAGEAGGNLDKVLLRLADYLHAQNRMRSRVMAALTYPIIMLVIGVGVVAVLLTYVVPKILEVVQKQGKAALPLPTEILMAVSGFLAGYWWALGAAGVGLWLAYLQALRTPGGRLWIDTMKLRIPVLGNLMRKAAISRFAITLATLLESGLPVLEAMGVVKRVVDNALLADALEEVRRKVAEGADIATPLKQSRVFPPVVAYMIGVGEESGRLEELLKKTAQAYDEEVEVAAQKLTALLEPLMIVLMAFVVGFIVLSILLPILQMSNL, from the coding sequence ATGCCCGTTTACACGTACAAGGCGCTCAAGGAGGACGGCGCGGCCGAGGCCGGCGTCATCGACGCCGACTCTCCCAAGGAGGCGCGCCTCAAGCTCAAGGGACGCCGGCTTCACGTCACGGATCTCGAACCCCTCGTTCAGGGGCGCGAGGGAGGGGGGCGGCGGCTGCGGCTCTGGCCGGGCCGGCGGCGCCCCGAAGACGTGGCGCTCGTCACCCGCCAGATGGCGACGCTCCTCGGGTCCGGCATTCCCATGATCGGCGCGCTCACCGCGGTGATCGACCAGGTGGAGGCGACCGATCTCAAGGCCGCCCTGATGGACATCCGCGAGCGGGTCTCCCAGGGCAGCGCGCTCTCGGAGGCCCTGGCGGGTCATCCTCGGTACTTCAACGACCTTTACGCCAACATGGTCCGCGCGGGGGAGGCCGGCGGGAACCTGGACAAGGTGCTTCTGCGCCTGGCCGATTACCTTCACGCGCAGAACCGCATGCGGTCGCGCGTCATGGCCGCGCTCACCTATCCCATCATCATGCTCGTCATCGGCGTGGGCGTCGTGGCGGTGCTGCTGACGTACGTGGTTCCCAAGATCCTGGAGGTCGTCCAGAAGCAGGGGAAGGCCGCCCTGCCGCTGCCGACGGAAATTCTCATGGCGGTCTCCGGGTTCCTGGCGGGATATTGGTGGGCGCTCGGGGCGGCGGGGGTGGGGCTCTGGCTGGCCTACCTCCAGGCGCTGCGGACTCCGGGCGGGCGCCTCTGGATCGACACGATGAAGCTCAGGATTCCCGTCCTCGGCAACCTCATGCGCAAGGCCGCCATTTCGCGCTTCGCGATCACGCTGGCCACGCTTCTGGAAAGCGGCCTTCCGGTGCTCGAGGCCATGGGGGTGGTCAAGCGCGTCGTGGACAACGCGCTTCTGGCCGACGCTCTCGAGGAGGTCCGCCGGAAGGTCGCGGAAGGGGCCGACATCGCCACCCCGCTCAAGCAGAGCCGGGTCTTTCCTCCCGTGGTCGCGTACATGATCGGCGTGGGCGAGGAATCGGGCCGCCTCGAGGAGCTCCTCAAGAAGACCGCGCAGGCGTACGACGAAGAGGTCGAGGTGGCCGCCCAGAAGCTGACCGCGCTCCTCGAGCCGCTGATGATCGTTCTTATGGCCTTCGTCGTGGGATTCATCGTGCTGTCGATCCTCCTTCCGATTCTCCAGATGTCCAACCTTTAA
- the gspG gene encoding type II secretion system major pseudopilin GspG — MRRTSGFTLVEMMVVIVIIGVLATVLITQIAGKAERAKVEATRALISQVSNALVQFKLDHNRYPDRLDDLVTMPPYANPRNWPPGGYLKDPPRDAWGREFIYRVPGTKGQPFDIISLGDDGREGGEGYAEDIWNHEAYKR; from the coding sequence ATGCGCCGCACATCCGGGTTCACGCTCGTCGAGATGATGGTGGTCATCGTGATCATCGGCGTCCTGGCGACCGTGCTCATCACGCAGATCGCCGGGAAGGCCGAACGCGCCAAGGTCGAGGCCACGCGCGCCCTGATCAGCCAGGTGAGCAACGCCCTCGTTCAGTTCAAGCTCGATCACAACCGCTATCCCGACCGGCTGGACGATCTGGTGACGATGCCCCCGTACGCCAACCCGAGGAACTGGCCCCCCGGCGGGTATCTCAAGGATCCGCCGCGCGACGCATGGGGCCGGGAATTCATCTACCGGGTCCCGGGCACCAAAGGGCAGCCGTTCGACATCATCTCGCTGGGCGACGACGGCCGGGAAGGCGGCGAAGGGTACGCGGAGGACATCTGGAACCATGAAGCGTACAAGCGGTAG
- a CDS encoding prepilin-type N-terminal cleavage/methylation domain-containing protein, giving the protein MKRTSGSRRGGFTLIELIAVTAILGLLVALAATRMDYLVPKYRLRGAAREMAGLFKQGMARAAATGRDVYFEIDLSGGRYWLWAAFPRSAAAGDETLKGYEYEPVFLKELPEDVAVTDVLAGDRQRVETGRTRLRLSPFGTTSHAVVNLRNRDGRELAVKFNGFTGAVSFYEGRKEADEVLRDEGP; this is encoded by the coding sequence ATGAAGCGTACAAGCGGTAGCCGGCGCGGCGGCTTCACGCTGATCGAGCTGATCGCCGTGACGGCGATCCTGGGGCTTCTCGTCGCCCTGGCGGCCACGCGCATGGACTATCTGGTGCCGAAATACCGCCTCCGGGGCGCGGCGCGGGAGATGGCGGGGCTGTTCAAGCAGGGGATGGCCCGGGCGGCGGCCACGGGGCGCGACGTCTATTTCGAGATCGACCTTTCGGGAGGGCGCTACTGGCTCTGGGCCGCGTTCCCGCGCTCGGCCGCCGCCGGCGACGAAACCCTCAAAGGCTACGAGTACGAGCCCGTTTTTCTGAAGGAGCTGCCCGAGGACGTCGCCGTGACCGACGTTCTGGCGGGGGACCGGCAGCGCGTCGAGACCGGCCGGACGCGCCTGCGGCTGTCCCCCTTCGGGACGACCTCCCACGCCGTCGTCAATCTGCGCAACCGGGACGGACGCGAGCTGGCGGTCAAGTTCAACGGCTTCACCGGAGCGGTTTCCTTCTACGAGGGCCGCAAGGAGGCCGACGAGGTGCTGCGCGATGAAGGTCCCTGA
- a CDS encoding prepilin-type N-terminal cleavage/methylation domain-containing protein → MKVPDGGSVRRRAQGGFTLVEVLVALGILGTTAVLLLHRRVEIVREAAWSRDVRTAWMLASRKMAELELDRALWTGVGGSAAGDFGQDDAAYAGFTWEYLAARRPIPLEDPNLPKDKVSWKLRELFHLTLRIGIPDVEEPIVLESFFPIASSQGEAEEDAPPPGGEKPEGTPAGRDPDAPPPAGNPSREGSP, encoded by the coding sequence ATGAAGGTCCCTGACGGCGGATCCGTCCGGCGCCGCGCCCAGGGGGGCTTCACCCTCGTCGAGGTCCTCGTGGCGCTCGGAATTCTGGGGACGACGGCCGTTCTTCTTCTCCACCGCCGAGTGGAGATCGTGCGGGAGGCCGCCTGGTCGCGCGACGTGCGCACCGCGTGGATGCTGGCTTCCCGGAAGATGGCCGAGCTTGAGCTGGACCGGGCGCTCTGGACGGGCGTGGGGGGAAGCGCCGCGGGGGACTTCGGCCAGGACGACGCCGCGTACGCGGGGTTCACCTGGGAATATCTGGCGGCGCGCCGTCCGATTCCGCTCGAAGATCCGAACCTGCCGAAGGACAAGGTTTCCTGGAAGCTCCGGGAGCTTTTCCACCTGACCCTCCGGATCGGGATCCCGGACGTCGAGGAGCCCATCGTGCTGGAAAGTTTCTTCCCGATTGCTTCGTCCCAGGGGGAGGCCGAAGAGGACGCCCCGCCGCCGGGAGGAGAGAAGCCGGAGGGCACCCCCGCCGGCCGGGATCCGGACGCGCCTCCGCCCGCGGGGAATCCTTCCCGGGAGGGATCGCCGTGA
- a CDS encoding type II secretion system protein GspJ, whose translation MRSGFTLVELMLAVLLLAIMMTVAYGVLVSTVQGQERIEAILASSEIGPAILAQIREDLEGAVLPPKEGENEVDGFLAVSRSAPAGERDRIDFVTSRLAYGSRREDEEPAFHSVNEVGYQLRDHPSESGVAILYRREDYFVDAEPLRGGSLLELYDRVTHFDLQFWNGERWQAEWSAVKEKGKLPKAVKVELRVRLRDRDGRDQDRAFATIVTLPR comes from the coding sequence GTGAGGAGCGGATTCACCCTCGTCGAGCTGATGCTCGCGGTGCTTCTCCTGGCCATCATGATGACGGTCGCCTACGGGGTGCTGGTCTCCACCGTTCAGGGGCAGGAGCGGATCGAGGCGATCCTGGCTTCGAGCGAAATCGGACCTGCGATTCTGGCCCAGATCCGCGAGGATCTCGAAGGGGCCGTTCTTCCTCCCAAGGAGGGGGAGAACGAAGTCGATGGCTTCCTGGCGGTCAGCCGCTCGGCTCCGGCCGGCGAACGGGATCGGATCGATTTCGTCACCTCGCGCCTGGCGTACGGATCGCGCCGCGAGGACGAGGAACCGGCGTTTCACTCCGTCAACGAGGTGGGCTACCAGCTCCGGGACCACCCCTCCGAGTCCGGGGTGGCCATCCTCTATCGGCGCGAAGACTACTTTGTGGACGCCGAACCGCTCCGGGGCGGGTCTCTCCTCGAGCTTTACGACCGGGTGACCCACTTCGACCTTCAGTTCTGGAACGGCGAGCGCTGGCAGGCGGAGTGGAGCGCGGTGAAGGAAAAAGGGAAGCTTCCCAAGGCCGTCAAGGTCGAGCTCCGCGTGCGGCTCCGGGACCGCGATGGGCGCGACCAGGACCGCGCCTTCGCGACGATCGTCACCCTCCCGCGCTGA
- a CDS encoding dipeptide ABC transporter ATP-binding protein — protein sequence MTPPLLEVRDLKKHFPVRKGLFGRVAGWVRAVDGVSFALAPGETLGLVGESGCGKTTAGRSLLRLIEPTAGRVLYQGADLLALPPAELRRKRRDLQIIFQDPYGSLNPRMTVGAIVAEGLVVHDIGTRAERAEIVRETLARVGLDPAWAHRYPHEFSGGQRQRIGIARALVLNPKFIVCDEPVSALDVSVQSQVVNLLVELREKYGIAYLFISHDLRVVKYISDRVAVMYLGEIVETAPTEEIYRRPLHPYTEALLSAVPVPDPERKRTRILLPGDVPSPLHPPSGCRFHPRCPKAIRGLCDVVAPPLKSYDGHQVACHVVEKELTGTIRGAPEPPGPVSAGG from the coding sequence GTGACGCCGCCGCTCCTCGAAGTCCGGGATCTCAAGAAGCACTTCCCCGTGCGCAAGGGACTCTTCGGGCGCGTGGCCGGCTGGGTGCGCGCCGTGGACGGCGTCTCCTTCGCGCTGGCTCCCGGCGAAACCCTCGGGCTGGTGGGCGAATCCGGCTGCGGCAAGACCACGGCCGGCCGGAGCCTCCTGCGGCTCATCGAGCCGACGGCGGGACGGGTCCTCTACCAGGGCGCGGACCTCCTGGCGCTTCCCCCCGCCGAGCTTCGCCGCAAGCGCCGCGACCTCCAGATCATCTTCCAGGATCCCTACGGATCGCTCAACCCCCGCATGACCGTGGGCGCCATCGTCGCCGAAGGGCTCGTCGTGCACGACATCGGCACGCGCGCGGAGCGGGCGGAGATCGTCCGCGAAACCCTCGCGCGCGTGGGGCTCGACCCCGCCTGGGCCCACCGGTATCCCCACGAGTTCTCCGGCGGACAGCGCCAGCGCATCGGCATCGCCCGCGCCCTCGTGCTCAACCCCAAGTTCATCGTCTGCGACGAGCCGGTCTCGGCCCTGGACGTCTCGGTGCAGTCCCAGGTGGTCAATCTCCTCGTGGAGCTGCGCGAAAAATACGGCATCGCGTACCTTTTCATCTCCCACGACCTGCGCGTCGTGAAGTACATCAGCGACCGCGTCGCGGTCATGTACCTCGGGGAGATCGTGGAGACGGCGCCTACGGAGGAGATCTACCGGAGGCCGCTCCATCCGTACACCGAAGCGCTCCTTTCGGCGGTGCCGGTCCCGGATCCGGAGCGCAAGCGCACGCGGATCCTTCTTCCGGGAGACGTGCCGTCCCCTCTGCATCCGCCCTCGGGCTGCCGCTTCCATCCGCGATGCCCCAAGGCGATCCGGGGACTCTGCGACGTGGTCGCCCCGCCGCTCAAGAGCTACGACGGCCACCAGGTGGCCTGCCACGTCGTCGAGAAGGAGCTGACCGGAACGATCCGCGGAGCGCCCGAGCCGCCCGGCCCCGTCAGCGCGGGAGGGTGA
- a CDS encoding ABC transporter ATP-binding protein gives MENADGDVLLDVRDLRTHFFTDDGVVRAVDGVSFRVRRGKTLGVVGESGCGKSVTALSVMRLIPPPGRHVGGRILFEGRDLATLPEPEMRAVRGRDIAMIFQEPMTSLNPVFTVGYQIMEAIRTHLPVSRAEARRRAVELLEKVKIPAAARRVDDYPHQMSGGMRQRVMIAMALACTPRLLIADEPTTALDVTIQAQILDLLRELQQEFRMSVLIITHDLGVVAEVADEVAVMYASKIVEYAPARELFREPLHPYTAGLLRSIPRLDTPKAGKLAVIPGTVPNPLRFPPGCAFHPRCPLAVDRCRAVEPRLRELRPGHWVACDVVNP, from the coding sequence ATGGAGAACGCCGACGGCGACGTCCTCCTGGACGTCCGCGACCTCCGCACGCACTTCTTCACCGACGACGGCGTCGTGCGCGCGGTGGACGGGGTGTCCTTCCGCGTCCGCCGCGGCAAGACCCTGGGGGTCGTGGGGGAATCGGGGTGCGGCAAGTCCGTCACCGCCCTCTCCGTCATGCGCCTGATTCCCCCGCCGGGCCGGCACGTCGGCGGCCGGATCCTTTTCGAAGGACGCGACCTGGCGACCCTTCCGGAACCCGAGATGCGCGCCGTCCGCGGGCGCGACATCGCCATGATCTTCCAGGAACCCATGACCTCCCTCAATCCCGTCTTCACCGTGGGCTACCAGATCATGGAAGCGATCCGGACGCACCTTCCGGTCTCCCGCGCGGAAGCGCGCCGCCGGGCGGTCGAACTCCTCGAGAAGGTCAAGATCCCCGCCGCCGCCCGCCGCGTGGACGACTACCCCCACCAGATGTCCGGTGGCATGCGCCAGCGCGTCATGATCGCCATGGCCCTGGCCTGCACGCCCCGGCTGCTCATCGCCGACGAACCCACCACCGCCCTCGACGTCACGATCCAGGCCCAGATCCTGGACCTCCTGCGCGAGCTCCAGCAGGAATTCCGGATGTCCGTCCTGATCATCACCCACGACCTCGGGGTCGTCGCCGAGGTGGCCGACGAGGTCGCCGTGATGTACGCCTCCAAAATCGTGGAGTACGCCCCCGCGCGGGAGCTTTTCCGCGAGCCGCTTCACCCGTACACGGCGGGGCTCCTGCGCTCGATCCCCCGCCTGGACACTCCGAAGGCCGGGAAGCTCGCCGTCATCCCGGGCACGGTGCCCAACCCGCTCCGGTTTCCGCCGGGCTGCGCGTTCCATCCCCGGTGCCCCCTGGCCGTGGACCGCTGCCGGGCCGTCGAACCCCGCCTGCGGGAGCTCCGTCCCGGACACTGGGTCGCGTGCGACGTGGTGAACCCGTGA